Proteins encoded by one window of Electrophorus electricus isolate fEleEle1 chromosome 17, fEleEle1.pri, whole genome shotgun sequence:
- the ndufa8 gene encoding NADH dehydrogenase [ubiquinone] 1 alpha subcomplex subunit 8, whose amino-acid sequence MPGVVNIPTLAELNVEEVRVSSAVLKAAAHHYGSQCDKVNKEFMLCRWEEKDPRNCLNEGKKVNECALNFFRQIKGNCAESFTEYWTCLDYSNLAELRRCRKQQKAFDNCVLEKLGWERPELGDLSKVTKVATSRPLPENPYHSRPRPEPNPIIEGPLEPAKHGSRMFFWSW is encoded by the exons ATGCCCGGCGTCGTTAATATTCCGACATTAGCAGAGTTGAATGTCGAGGAG GTACGTGTGTCGTCGGCCGTACTCAAGGCAGCGGCGCATCATTATGGCTCACAGTGTGACAAGGTCAACAAGGAGTTCATGCTGTGCAGATGGGAAGAGAAGGACCCTAGGAACTGTCTGAACGAGGGGAAAAAAGTCAACGAGTGTGCACTTAACTTCTTCAG GCAGATTAAGGGGAACTGTGCTGAGTCATTCACCGAATACTGGACATGCCTGGACTATTCCAACTTGGCTGAACTTCGTCGCTGCCGTAAGCAGCAGAAGGCGTTTGATAACTGCGTGCTGGAGAAGCTGGGCTGGGAGAGGCCTGAACTGGGGGACCTGTCCAAG gtGACCAAGGTAGCTACCTCTCGGCCCTTGCCCGAGAACCCCTACCACTCGAGACCCAGGCCAGAGCCCAACCCCATCATTGAGGGCCCACTGGAGCCTGCCAAACATGGCAGCCGCATGTTTTTCTGGAGCTGGTGA
- the morn5 gene encoding MORN repeat-containing protein 5 isoform X2 codes for MEFTGSRYSGTYKNWRMEGRGEYNFPTLTRYEGEMKDGMFHGKGVLYFPNGSKFEGRWEKGISKQGCYTFSDGQEYQETDWDYCDGYDRRFYTERCHGLKPAGESQLTDEDPPRVIPDGCYGCGDGFYDPTTRVIIDYEGSFLRNAGFWIDTPPDNVMD; via the exons ATGGAGTTTACGGGTAGCCGTTATAGTGGCACTTACAAAAATTGGAG GATGGAAGGCAGAGGAGAGTACAATTTCCCCACCTTGACAAGATATGAAGGGGAAATGAAGGATGGAATGTTTCATGGAAAAGGAGTACTATACTTTCCCAATGGAAGCAAATTTGAGGGAAGGTGGGAAAAAGGAATATCCAAACAG GGCTGCTATACCTTTTCTGATGGGCAGGAGTACCAGGAAACAGACTGGGATTACTGTGATGGCTATGATAGGCGCTTTTACACGGAGAGATGCCATGGTCTGAAACCTGCAG GAGAGTCCCAGCTAACTGATGAAGACCCCCCTCGGGTCATTCCTGATGGTTGCTATGGCTGTGGCGACGGATTCTACGATCCTACCACCAGAGTTATTATTGACTATGAGGGCAGTTTTCTTCGAAATGCTG